The following are from one region of the Pelagibius sp. CAU 1746 genome:
- a CDS encoding cytochrome P460 family protein, producing the protein MAVPKWVQNTSRLAVVLAILAGAQTASSQPVTEPGFSGSEASAAAEPRGYRFSGPPERPRRHFRVSNPAILSAAEAESIYDGLKAEMARRYAASGDAAAASYQGWARFNTAPYGSSTHGRRYVNNYANDIARGYGKAGTAGRLPVGSIVAKDSFIVTEKGEVQPGPLYVMEKMPAGFSYVTGDWRYSVITGAGELAGRTEGPGAARVEFCIACHLAREKEDHLFYVPESFRSSP; encoded by the coding sequence ATGGCGGTCCCGAAGTGGGTCCAAAACACCAGCCGGTTGGCTGTCGTCCTGGCGATTCTCGCCGGCGCCCAAACGGCTTCCTCGCAACCCGTGACAGAACCGGGCTTCAGCGGCAGCGAGGCCTCGGCCGCGGCGGAGCCGCGGGGGTATCGCTTCAGCGGGCCGCCGGAACGGCCCCGCCGGCACTTCCGCGTCAGCAATCCCGCGATTCTGTCCGCCGCTGAGGCCGAGTCCATCTACGACGGTCTGAAGGCGGAGATGGCCCGGCGCTACGCCGCGAGCGGTGACGCCGCCGCCGCGTCCTATCAAGGCTGGGCCAGGTTCAACACGGCTCCCTACGGGTCGTCGACCCACGGGCGGCGCTATGTGAACAACTACGCCAACGACATCGCCCGCGGCTATGGGAAGGCGGGGACGGCTGGCCGTCTCCCGGTGGGCTCGATCGTCGCGAAGGACAGTTTCATCGTGACCGAGAAGGGAGAGGTTCAGCCAGGACCGCTCTACGTCATGGAGAAGATGCCAGCGGGCTTCAGCTACGTCACCGGCGACTGGCGCTATAGCGTGATCACCGGTGCCGGCGAGTTGGCCGGGCGAACCGAGGGGCCGGGAGCCGCTCGGGTCGAGTTCTGCATAGCCTGCCACCTGGCCCGGGAAAAAGAGGACCACCTGTTCTACGTCCCGGAATCCTTCCGCAGCTCGCCGTGA
- a CDS encoding Lrp/AsnC ligand binding domain-containing protein, which produces MQTIFIMIKCDLGKAYSVADELVQDVEQVSEVHSTSGQYDLLVKCYLEDGADIGHFVNEKIQTLTGIKDTFTLIAFKAFS; this is translated from the coding sequence ATGCAAACCATCTTCATCATGATCAAGTGCGACCTCGGCAAGGCCTATTCGGTGGCCGACGAGTTGGTCCAGGACGTCGAGCAGGTCTCGGAGGTGCATTCCACCTCGGGACAGTACGATCTGCTGGTGAAGTGCTATCTGGAAGACGGCGCGGATATCGGCCATTTCGTCAACGAGAAGATCCAGACTCTAACCGGCATCAAGGACACCTTCACCCTCATCGCCTTCAAGGCATTCTCCTGA